Within Deinococcus actinosclerus, the genomic segment CCTCAAGCTAGCCACGCCGCTGATCTTCACCGGCCTGAGCGTGGCCTTCGCCTTCCGCACGGGCCTGTTCAACATCGGCGCGCCCGGGCAGCTCACCATGGGCGCCATCGCCGCCATGCTGGTGGGCGTGTACGGCCCGGCCAGCCTGGGCTACGGCCTGCTGGCCCTGAGCGTCCTGGCGGCCGCCGCCGGCGGCGCGCTGTGGGGGGCCATTCCGGGTCTCCTGAAGGCGCGCTTCGGCTCCAGCGAGGTCATCAACACCATCATGCTGAACTACATCGCCTCGGCGGTGCTGGTGTTCCTGATCGGCAGCGACTCCTTCCCGTTCCTGGGCCGCGAGTACCCGCAGCCGCTCAAGGCCCCGGGTTCGAACCCACAGAGCGAACTGCTGCACGGCGAGGCCCAGCTGCGGCCCCTGCTGGAAGTCCTGAACGTCGGGCAGAACGGCCAGGTGGCCCTGAGTATCGGGCTGCTGGTGGCGCTGGTGGCCTTCGTGATCGTGCGCCTGCTCGTCCGCAAGAACCGCAGCCTGATCGCCCTGGCCGTGGCCGCCGCGCTGGGCGCGCTGACGTGGCGCATCGGGATTCCCGTCAGCGTGACCGGCAGCCAGCTGAACGGCGCGTTCCTGATCGCGCTGCTGTGCGCGGCGGGCTTCGGGATGCTGATGTGGCGCACCGCCGCCGGGTACGCCCTGCGCGCCGTGGGCCTGTCGCCCAAGGCCGCCGAATACGGCGGGATCAGCGTCGCGAAGAACACCATCCTGGCCATGACCATCGCGGGCATGTTCGCGGGGCTGGCCGGCACGCACTACGTAAACGGCGGCGCGCTCGACGAGTACCGCCTCAAGCAGAACATGCCCGTGAACGTCGGCTTCGACGGGATCGCCGTGGCCCTGATGGGCCAGAGCACCCCGGCGGGCGTGGTGGCGTCGAGCGTGCTGTTCGGCACCATCGACACCGGGGCAGTCAGCGTGACCACCAAGCTCGCCAAGGTGAACAGTGACATCGTGACGGTGCTCAAGGCCCTGATCGTGCTGTTCATCGCGGCGGGCGGCTTCCTGAGCCGCCGCGTGACCTCGCCCCCACCGCCCGCACTGGCGGCCGCCGCCGCGCGCCACGAGACGCCCGCCGCCGTCGAGACCGCCACACCCCTCACCCCGCAGCCGAACGTGGGCCAGGCCAGCGAGGACATCACCCGGGAAGGGAACAAGTAATGGACGGCTTCATCGCTCAGATTTTCACCACGGCGTTCCTCGCCACCTTCATCCGTAGCGTCGTGCCGCTGCTCCTGACGGCACTGGGCGGCCTGTTCAGCGAACGCAGCGGCGTCGTGAACATCGCCCTGGAGGGTCTGATCATCTTCGGGGCGCTGGCGGCGGCCGTCAGCACGCAGCTGCTCACGCCCAGCCTGGGTCAGGCGGCCCCCTGGGTGGGCTGGCTGGTCGGCATGCTGGTCGGCGGGCTCATCGCCTGGATCCACGCGGTGCTCAGCATCAAGTACCGCGCCGACCAGGTCATCAGCGGCACCGCGATCAACCTGCTCGCGACCGGCGTGCCCGCCGTACTGCTGACCGCGCTCTACGGCGTGTCCAACGAGAGCCCCAAGGTCGAGTACGCGCTGCCGCTGTGGGGCGCCGGGGAGCTGCGCTTCTCGCCGCCGGTGTACTTCGCGTTCCTGGCGGTCGCCATCACCTGGTACGTGATGTACCGCACGCCGTACGGCCTGCGCCTGCGCGCCACGGGTGAGCAGCCCGGCGCCGCCGCCAGCATGGGCGTGAACGTGCGCCGCATGCGCTACAGCGCCGTGATTCTCTCCGGCGTGCTGGCCGGCACCGCCGGGGCGTTCCTGAGCATCGGCAACCTCGACTCGTACGTGCGTAACATCAGCGCCGGCGCGGGCTTCATCGCGCTGGCCGCGCTGATCTTCGGCCAGTGGAAACCGCTGGGGGTCCTGGGCGCCACGCTGCTGTTCGGACTGCTGCAGGCCCTGAGCATCGCGCTGGGCGGCCAGAACCTGCTGCCGAGCACGCTGGTCCAGGCCCTGCCGTACCTGATCACGATCCTGGCGCTGATCTTCACCGGCCGCAGCCGCGCGCCCAAGGCGCTGGGCCGCCCGTACGACAGCTGACGTCCGCCGGACGCCGGGGCGGGGGCCACTTCTGGTGAGGTGGCCCCCGCCGCCGTGTCCCGGTCTGCGCGGGGCAGATGCGCTACCCTGGGCGGTACCGTGATGACGTTCGGCGCTGCTCTTCGACAGGCCCGCGAGGGCATGGGTCTCAGCGTGCAGGATGTGGCGCTGCGCACCAAGATCCGCGGGGATTACCTGCGCGCGCTCGAGGACGGGCACCTGACCGCGCTGCCGGAACGCACCTTCGCCCGCTCCTACCTCCACCGCTACGCGCGGGAACTGGGCCTCGATCCACAGCCGCTGCTGGCGGATTTCGACCGGGTGATGCCCACCCCGGTCAGTAGCAGAGGGCCGGTCCCGCCCGTCTCCCGCAGGACGCCACCCGCGCGGCGCCGCCTGCCGGTCGGGGCATTAGTGGGACTCGCCCTGCTGGTGGTGGCGGGCGGCGCCGGTTATCTGGTCAGCCAGCGCACCCAGGGTGCACCCGCCGTCAGTGGGGCCACGACCGGCGAACCGGCGCCCGCCGCGGCAACCCGCACGGTGCGCCTGACCGTGAAGGTGACCCCGCCGGGCGCGCGAGTGTACCTCGACAACCGGGACCTGGGCGCCGCGCCGGTTCTCGCCTTTCCTGCCGACGCGCGCGCGCAGGCCGAACTGCGGGTCGAACTCGCGGGGCGTGAACCCCTGCGGCAGACCGTGGATGTCAGCCGCAGCCGCGACCTGCGCGTGACCCTGAAGCCCAAGGGTACCCCCAGCGTCCTCAGCGACGCCGCTCAAGCCCAGCCCCGGCCCACCGCGGCGGCGCCCTCGGGCAGTGCGCCGGCGGCCGCCGCCACGCCGGATAAGGCCCGCGCGGCAGCCACCCCGCCCGCACAGACCGGCGTGAAGGTCACCTACAGCGGGCCCTCGTGGACGCGCGTGACCGATGGCAGCGGCCGGATCGTGTTCGAGGGTACGCCCGCGGCCGGGACCGTCAAGACCTTCCCGAAAGGAATCACGATCCGCACCGGCAACGCCGCGGCCGTGAAGGTCAGCGTGGACGGCGCCCCCGGGCAGCCCCTGGGCCAGTCCGGGCAGGTCGTGACCCGCACCTTCTGAGGACCGCGCTCACCCCAGGCTGGCGCGCCCGAAACCCCGAACTGATCCGCGTGGCGACCGGCGTTCGGGGCCGGAGCAGGCCATCACGCTGTCCCCCCGTCAGGTGGGATCACCCCGCCCCCGCCTCGCCTCTGAGCCTGCAGGGCGCGTTTCAGCCGGCCGGACCACGCCGGCTGGCGTCCGGCTGGTCCGGAGCCGCAAAGGATTCTCAAGCGGCGTCCCGGCGCCCTGATCTACAGTGAGGGCGTGAGTCGTCCCTCTGCCCGTCCGCCTGCCGCGCCGCCCCAACCGAACGCCTTCCAGTACGTGTGGCGCAGCCCCTGGGTGCGTCTGCTCGTCTTCCTCGTAGGGTTCTACGTCCTGTACCGCTTCGTGGGTCAGATCAGGACCGTCCTGATCGACTTCGCGGTGGCGTTCCTGATCGCCTACCTGGCCAATCCGCTGCTGAACTGGCTGGAACGCGGACGGGTACGGCGCGGGCTGGGGGTCTTCTTCGTGGTGCTGATCTTCGCGGCGCTGCTCAGCATGGCCGGGCTGCTGCTCGCCACGGTGTCCGGGCAGCTGATCACGCTGCTCCAGAAACTGCCCGACCAGATCGGCTCGCTGGGCGACGTGCTCGACCGCGTGACGTCCTGGCTGACGGACCGTGGCGTCCCGGGCCTGGCCGACTCGCGCGAGCGGCTGATCACGGCGGCGCAGGACTACGTGCAGAACATCGGCAAGAACATCGTCCCGATCCTGCAGAACGCGCTGTCCTCGACCGGCACGCTGCTCAGCGGTCTGGTGTCCATCGGGGGCATGGTGGGGCAGATCCTGCTTATCCTGCTAATGAGCATCTACCTGATGATCGACTACAGCCGCGTGAACGCCGCGCTGCTGCGGGTCTTCCCGCGTCCCTGGCAGCCGCGCGTGCAGGAGTTCAGCGATCTGGTCGGCACGGCAGTCGGCGGGTACGTCCGTGGTCAGCTGCTGATCGCGTCCTTTATCGGCGTGTTCGTGTGGCTGGGCCTGACCATCGTGGGGATTCCCAGCGCCGCCGCCATCGGGTTCCTGGCCGGGGCGTTCAACATCGTGCCGTACCTGGGGCCGATCATCGGCGCCACGCCGGCGATCCTGCTGGCCCTGACCCTGCCGGGCGCGCTCATCAAGATCGTCCTGGTGATCGTGGTGTTCGTGGCGGCCAACCAGATCGAGGGGAATTTCCTCAGTCCGTACATCCTGAGCCGCACCACGGACCTGCACCCCATCACGGTACTTGTCGCCATCCTGATCGGCGCGTCCCTGCTGGGCTTTGCGGGGGCGCTGCTCGCCGTGCCGCTGGTGGCCCTGGGCAAGCTGATGCTTCAGCGCTACTACTACCCCAGCCGCGTGTATACCGACGGCCCCTGAACACCTGCGATCACGGTAGAAGCCCGGCGGTCCGTCACAGGACGCCGGGCTTTCTGCGGCCGTCGGATGAGGCGCTCACCCCTGCGCCAGCCGGCGGTCCGGCAACCAGCGACCCGGCAGCCCGCGGCAACCGCAGCCGCGCCGGCGCGTCGAGGGCCCGCTCCGATGCCGGTGAGAGGTGAGCCGGCACCACACACCACATCAGAACGGCGCCCGCTCTCACCGTGTGGGTGGAAGCGGGCGCCGCGGGGGGGGGTCTGATCAGACCAGTTCGATCAGGGCCATGGTGACGCCGTCACCGCGGCGGGTGCCCACGCGCAGGATGCGGGTGTAGCCACCGGGACGCTCGGCGTACTTGGGGGCCACTTCGTCCATGACTTTACGCAGCACGGCGTTGTCGTGGATGTCCTGGGCGACGAGACGGCGGGCGTGCAGATCGCCGCCCTTGGCGGTGGTGATCAGTTTCTCGACGAAGGGGCGCAGCTCCTTGGCCTTCGTGAGGGTCGTCTGGATGCGGCCCTCGCGCAGCAGGGCCGTCGCCTGGGCGCGGGCCAGGGCGGTGCGGGCGCTGCTGTTGCGGTTGAGCTTGCGACCGGCTTTACCGTGACGCATAAGGTATCTCCTTGGGGTTCAGTCGGCTCAGTCGCGCAGGGCGAGGCCGAACTGGGCGAGTTGCTGCTTGATCTCGTCGAGGCTGCGCTCACCGATGCCGGGGACCTTCTTCAGGTCACGGTCGGACAGAGCACACAGGGCGTCCACGCTGTCGATGCCTTCTTCCTTCAGGGAGTGCAGCACGCGGGTGGTGAGGCCCAGACCCTCGAGGGTCACGCGGGGCGAGTCCATCTCGGCGGGGTAGTCGCCGGGGTTCAGGTTCAGGCTGGCGGTGCTGGGCGGCAGGTCGTACACGTTCGGCGCGGTGGGCGCGGGGGTGTAGACGGGCTGCTGATACTCGGGCGCGGCGGCGGGGAGGGTCTCCACGTTGCCGAACACCGTGAGTTCATCACGCAGGATTTCAACAGCCTTGTCCAGGGTGTCCTGGGGGCTGGTGCTGCCGTCGGTCCAGACGCGCAGGATCAGGCGGTCCAGGTCAGTCTGCTGGCCCACGCGGGTGTTCTCGACGTGGTACGCCACGCGGCGCACGGGGGAGAACATCGCGTCGACGGGGATCGAGTTGATGCGGTCCTTGGTGGCGTGCTTGTCCGCGGGGACGTAGCCTTCGCCTTCCTCGATCCGCACTTCCATGACCAGTTTGCCGTCCTCGGCGAGGTTGGCGATGACCAGGTCGGGGTTGACGATCTCGGCGTCGCTGGGAACCTCGAAGGCGCTGGCCTTGACGACGCCTTCGCCCTGCGCGCGCAGGGTGAGGGTCTTGGGGCCGGTCGCGTGGAATTTCACCACGAGTTCCTTGAGGTTCAGGATGATCTGGATGACGTCTTCCTTGACGCCGGGGATGGTGGAGAACTCGTGCAGGACGTCCTCAATGTACACACTGGTCACAGCGGTACCGGGGATGGAGGACATCAGGATGCGCCGGATGGGGTTCCCGATGGTGACGCCGTAGCCGCGGGTGAGCGGTTCCAGGACGAACTCGCCGTAGTCGCCGTCCACACGGGCCTTGAGTTGAGGGCGCTTTTGATCCACTGGGGCCTCCTGATTTAGCGCGAGTAGTACTCGATGATGAAGTTCTCGTTAATGGGGAGGGCGAGGTCTTCACGCGCGGGGAGGCGGGAGAAGGTGCCCTTGAAGTTCTCGGCGTCCAGTTCGACCCAGGGGCTCACGCGGCGGCGCTTCTGCGCTTCCATGTTTTCCTGGATGAAGCCGATCTTGCGGCCCAGGTCGGACACGCTGATCTCGTCGCCGATCTTGACGCGGTAGCTGGCGATGTCGACCTTCTTGCCGTTGACCAGGATGTGGCCGTGGCCGACGAACTGGCGGGCCTGGCGGCGGGTGCTCGCGAAGCCCATGCGGAAGACGACGTTGTCCAGGCGGCGTTCGAGCAGCTGCAGGAACACGGTGCCGGTCACGCCGGGAACGTTGGCCGCTTCCTCGAAGAGGTTACGGAACTGCTTTTCCCCGATGCCGTACAGGCGGGCGAGTTTCTGCTTTTCGCGCAGACGCACGCTGTAGTCGCTGGGGCGGCCGCGGCCACGGCGCTGGCCGTGCTGGCCGGGCGCGTAGGGGCGCTTGTCCAGGTACTTCTGGACTTTTTCGGTCTCCGCGAGGTTGATGCCTTCGCGGCGGCTGAGTTTGGTAATCGATCCACGGAAACGACCCATGTTTGACTCTCCTTGCGGCGCTTCCCCTGGGGGGAGGCCGGGTCTGCGGCCCTCTGTTGCCCGCCTCCGTTGCCTGTGGTGGGGCTTACGTCACGTGGGACGGTGGAGGCGGGGCAGGTGGGCGCGCGCGTGCGCGTTAAGCGCGGAACTTCTTCTTGGGGCGGCAGCCGTTGTGCGGCACGGGGGTGTCGTCCATGATGGACTTCACTTCGATGCCCGACGCCTGGATGGCGCGGATGGCCTGCTCACGGCCGGAGCCGCTGCCGCGCACGATCACGTCGACAATGTTCATGCCGAAGGTCTGCTGGGCCTTCTTGACGGCGTCAGCGGCGGCCAGCTGGGCGGCGTAGGGCGTGCCCTTCTTGCTGCCCTTGTAACCGATCGTCCCGCCGCTGCTCCAGGCAACGCTGTTGCCGTCGAGGTCGGTGATGGTGACGATGGTGTTGTTGTAGCTGGCGTGCACGTACGCGCGGCCAGCGCTGATGTTGCGCCGGGCGCGGCGCGGGGTCTTGCCTTTGGTGCTCTTCGCCATGGCTTACTTCCTCGTGGCCTTTTTCTTGCCGGCGACGGTCTTGCGGGGGCCCTTGCGGGTGCGCGCGTTCGTCTTGGTGCGCTGGCCGCGCACGGGCAGACCGCGGCGGTGACGCAGGCCGCGGTAGGCGCCGATGTCCATCAGGCGCTTGATGTTCTGGCCGACTTCGCTGCGGAGGTCACCTTCGACCTTGTAGGTCTTCTCGATGGCTTCACGCAGGGTGCTCTGCTCGCCTTCGCTGAGGTTCTTGACGCGGGTGTCCGGGTTGATGCCGGTGCGCTCCAGAACTTCTTTGCTGCGGGTCAGGCCGATGCCGTAGATGTAGGTGAGCGCGATTTCGACGCGCTTTTCGCGGGGCAGGTCAACGCCAGCAATACGCGCCATGATTAACCCTGCCTCTGCTTGTGCTTGACGTTGGAGCAAATGACCAGCACGCGACCATGGCGGCGGATCACTTTGCAGTTGTCGCACATCTTTTTGACACTGCTACGAACTTTCATTGCTTCCTCCTCGCGCCGCCGCGCCCGCGCCCCATCATGGGCGGCAGACTGGCAGCGCTCGACCCCCCTCCCACCTCTGCGGGTGGGGAATCTGTTGGGTACTTCGGCCGGGGTCTTACTTGCGGTAGACGATGCGTCCGCGCGTCGTGTCGTAGGGACTGATTTCCAGAACCACACGGTCCCCGGGCAGGATGCGGATGTAGTGGATGCGCATCTTGCCGCTGATGTAAGCCAGGATGTCGTGCCCGGTGTCGAGCTTCACGCGGAACGTGGTGTTTGGCAGCGCCTCTTCAACCACGCCCTCGGCCCGCACGGTATCGGACTCTTCCTTCTTACGCTTTTCCCGCTGTTCCGGCATCTTTCGTCTCGCCACGCAACCTCCAGGCCTGATACAAGCCAAACGTAAAGGTATCATGACCCTTCCCGGAACGGCAAGGCCGGAGCGGGGGTGGGCCGGGCGGCGCCACCGTGATCCGCCCAGGCGTTCGCCTATTCCGGACGCAGGCCGTCGAGGACCTCCTGCCAGAAGTTCAGGCAGGCCTGCTCGTACAGTTCGCCCATCCGCAGGGTGCGCGTGAAGGGGGGTCGGTCGGGCAGCGCGCAGGGATCGGCCTGCATCATGGCGTGGTAGGTGTCCAGCCGCTCCCGGTGCTGGCGCAGCTGCCCGGCGGCCAGGTCGCGCAGGGCGGCGTGATCGTCTTCAGGCGTGAAGAACATCCGCAGCAGCCCCGGGTCGCGCAGCTCCGGCAGCCCGGCGGGACTGCGGCGCCACGCCTCCAGCGCGTCGCGGCCCGCGTCGGTGATCTGGAAGAGGCGGCGGCGGCGGCCCGCGTCCTCCTGGGTCTCGGTAAGCAGGCCAAGCGTGACGAGACGCTGCGGTTCGGCGTACAGCTGCGACCGGGGGAAGGTCCAGAAGAAGCCCACCGACTCGTCCGCCCAGCGTTTGAGGTCGTAGGCGGTGGCGGGTCCCGCGTGATTCAGGAAGCCCAGCACGATGAACGCGGAGGGGCCCAGGGTTGCGTCCGGCATGACTGGAGCGTACCATCAGGTCAGACCATCCATAATGGACCATTTGACCTGGATGGTCAGGAGGAGTCATGACCCGCAGCGCCACGACCATCCCCGACCACCGCCCGGTCCGCCTGACCGCCGAACTGGACGGCCCCTTCGCCGTCTTCCTGATCGGGGCGCGCCTGAACCAGCCCTGGAACGTTCCCGCGTGGCTCCCGGTGTTCCGGGCCATGCCCCGCATGCTGCGCGAACTCCAGGCGCAGCCCGAGCTGGGGCTGCTGGGCGGCCAGACCCACGGCACCACCCTGATCCAGTACTGGCGCAGCGCCGAGCACCTCCAGGCCTACGCGCACGCCCGCGACCACGCCCACCTCCCCGCGTGGCGGGCCTTCAACCAGGCGGCGCGGCGGCATCCCGGCGCGGTCGGCATCTGGCACGAGACCTACCTGATCCAGCCCGGCGGGTACGAGACCATGTACGTGGATATGCCCCCCTTCGGCCTGGGCCGCGCCGGCACCCTGCTTCCCGCCACCGGACGTCGCCAGAGTGCCCAGGGCCGACTGAGCAGCCCCCACACTGCAGCAGGCACCGGCACCTGAGCTCTACTCCCCCGGAGCGGCGTGTCACGCTGACGGCATGCACCCGCCCGCCGCGTTGACCGGCGCCCTGACCCTGATCGCCCGGGCACCCACCCTCTGGCCCGGGTTCGCGCCACGGCGCACGCCGCTGCTGACCTTCGACGGTACATACACGTGGCTGCACCACGCCGATCCGGGTGGGGACGGCTGGGCCCGCGTGGACGGCGCGTGGGTGTGGCCGGGCCGCCACCCGGCGCTGAGCGCGCACACCGCCGTCACCCTGCCGGGCGGCCTGGGCGCGGCGGGCGTGCTGCTGCTCGACCTGCCCCTGCCCGGCGACCCCGATCAGGCGGCGCGGACGCTCGCCGCCACGCTGATCCACGAGGCCTTCCACGTGTACCAGGGCGCCACGCCGTCCCCCGCGTGGCCCGCTCCGGAACTGGCCGCCCTGACCACCCCACCCGGGCGGAGGTCCGCCACGCCCGCGCCGAGGAGACTCACTGGCTGCGACTGGCCCTGCGCGCGGGAGACGGGGCCTGGATGACGCCCGCGCGGCACGCCCTGCACTGGCGCGCCCGGCGGCACGCGCAGCTGGACGCGGCCCACTGCACGTTCGAGACGCGCATGGAGACCACCGAGGGCCTCGCCCTGTACGTCGAGACGCGCTTCCTGGCGGACCACCCCGACCTCGACCCGGAGGCGGCCACCCGGCAGACCCCGCGCGGCTGGAGTTACCGCAGCGGCGCGGCCCTGGCGCACCTGCTGGAGCGCACCGGCACGTCCTGGCCTGCGGAGGTCCTCGCCGGGCGCGCCCTGGCCGACCTGCTGACCGGACAGGTCGGGGCTCCCCGGCCCGCCGCGCCCCACCCGGACCTGAGAGGCGCCGCGCAGGCTGCGGCCGACGGGCACGACGCGGATCTGAGCGCCCGGCTGGCGGCCTTTCACGCCCAGCCCGGTTCCACGCTGCACCTGAGCAGCCCCGGCGGCCTGCGTCTCAGCGGATTCGACCCGATGAACCTGTACCCCTTGGGGGACGGCGCACTGCTGCACGCCCGGCACGTCAGGCTGCGCGGCCCCGGCGCCGACCTGCTCACCGTCGGTCACCCCGTCCTGACGCGCGGCCCGGACCTGTTCGACGTGCACGAGGTGACACTACGCGGCCTGCCCGCACCCACGGTCCACGGGGGACGCTGGCGGATCCGCACGCCCACCCTGACCGTCAACCTGCCCGCCGAGACCGTGCGGAGCACGCCGGACGGCTGGTCAGTCCGTCTCGACTGACGGCACACGCCACGGGCCCCACGTCAGCTCCTCCGGAGCGGCCGGGCGCGCCACGTGGAACCCCTGGATCAGGTCGCAGCCCCACCCGCGCAGGTCCCGCCACTGCTCGGGCCGCTCGACGCCCTCGGCGACCACCTGCACGCCCGCCTCGTGGGCGAAGGTGATCAGCGCCCGCACGATCGGCCGCGAGGACCGCGCCGGGGGGAGCGCGTCCTGATCCTGAATGAGCGACCGGTCGATCTTCAGCCAGCGCGCCGGGAGGCGGTGCAGGCGACTGATGCTGGAGTACCCGGTGCCGAAATCGTCGAGCGCCAGCGGCAGGCCCAGTTCCGCCACGCGCGCCACGTGCGCCTCGCCGTCCTGGCCCAGCACCGCGCCCTCCGTCACCTCCAGGATCAGGGCCTCGGCGTCCAGACCGAACTCGTCCAGGGCGGCCTGCACCACCGCCGCGAAATTCGGCTGCGCCAGCTGACGCGGCGCCACGTTCACCGACACGCGCAGCGCCGGGCGTTCCCGCCGCCACACCTGCAGCTGCCGCGCCGCCTCGCGCAGCACCCACGCGCCCAGCGTCACGATCAGCTCCGTGCCCTCGATCAGCGGAATGAACCGCCCGGGGGGCACCAGCCCCAGCTGCGGATGCCGCCAGCGCAGCAGGGCCTCCAGCGCGCGCACCTCGCCGCCCGCGGCGTCCACGATGGGCTGGTAGTGCAGGCAGAACTCCTCGCGGGTCAGCGCGCCCTGAAGCGCCTGCTCCAGTTCCAGGCGTTCCAGCGCGGACTCGCCCAGCGTGGTGTGAAAGCGCCGCACCGCGTGCCGGTCCTGCTTGGCGAGGTACATCGCCAGATCCGCGTTCTTCTGCAGCGTGCGGACGTCCTGACCGTCGTCCGGGAAGACCGCCACCCCGATCGACGCGGTGACGGTCAGCGTCCGCGTCGCCAGCGTCACCGGAGCGGACAGGGCACCCAGCAGGCGCTGCGCGGCCAGTTCGGCCTCCTCGTGCGCCCGCACGCCCCGCAGCAGCACCGTGAACTCGTCCCCGCCCTGACGCGCCACCAGATCGCCCTCACGCACCGCGCCGCGCAGCCGCTCGGCGATCTGCACGAGCAGCTGGTCGCCGGTGTCGTGCCCGAGCGAGTCGTTGACCTGCTTGAAGTGATCGAGATCGATGAACAGCACGCCCACCCGCGCCTGCGCCGTGACGGCCCGCTGCAGCTCCGCCTCGAACGCCGCGCGGTTGAGCAGTCCGGTCAGTGCGTCGTGCCGCGCCTGATGCGCCAGCCGGGCCTGCGCCTCCTGTAGCGCCACGTTCGCGCTGCTCAGCTGCGCGCTGCGCACGCGTTCCTGCTCGGCCCGGTGCGCGAGCTGTTCGAGTTTCATCTGCGTGGCGGTGACCTGCGTGCGCCGCTGGAGCAGCTCGGTCAGGGCCTGCCGCTCCAGTTCGGCGGTCACCCGCGCCGAGCGCAGCGCCCCGGCTACGTCGCCCTCGGTTTCCAGCAGGTTCGACAGCGCCTGATGCGCCTCGATCTGCCGGAAGATCACGCCCAGCTCGTCCGCCAGGGTCACGGCCTGCTCCAGCGCGGCGCGCGCAGTGCCGTCCCCCAGCGCGAGCAGCGCCTGCCCGCGCAGGACCAGCGCGTCGCAGAGGTTCTCGCGGTCACCGAGGGCCTGCGAGCCGCGCGCCGCCTGCTGCGCCTGCTCCAGCGCCTCCCCGGGGCGGCCCAGCCCGAGCAGGTTCGCGGCCATGTTCGCCCGCAGCAGGAACTCGTGCTGCCGGTAGCCCTGCGCCTGCGCGCGCCTCAGCGTCTCGCGGTTCAGGGCCAGGGCGGCCTCGAACCGGCCGAGGTAGTGGGTGTCCAGCGCGGCGTTGATCGACGCGCTGGACACCATCAGGTCATGCCCGATCTCCCGTGCCAGGGCCAGCGAATCCTGATGGTAGGCCAGCGCCGACTCGTAGTCCCGCAGGTCCAGGTACAGGTTCCCGATGTTGTTCAGCGTGCGCGCCTGCGCCACCCGGTCACCGCTCGCCTGACCCAGCTGCAACCCGTGCAGGTGGCGGTCCATCCCCGCCCCGTACTGCCCCAGCGTGACCAGCGTGATCGCCTGCCCGTTCACCGCGCGGGCCTGCGTGACGACCTCCCCGAGCCGGGCGGCCAGCGCCTCGCTCTGCCCGAACTGCGCCAGCGCCTCCTGGTATTCCGACAGGTAGTAGTGCCCGTAGCCCCGCAGCATCCGCGCGCGCGCCTCGCCCGTCCCGTACCCCAGCGGGCCCGCCAGATTCAGCGCCTGGAGCGCCAGGTCCTGCGACTGCTGCATGGACGTCATGAGCAGCGCGTCGGCCTCGTCGTTCAGGCGATCCACCTCCAGGCGCGGGTCGGCGCCGGAGGAAGCAGGACAGGGGGATTCGGGATGATCCACGGTTGGGGGTCTCCTGGCTGATGTGCCCGCCACCATAGGCGCGCGCCGCTGACAGGTTTCTGAACGGCGCGCGCCGCCCCCTGGCCTTAACCTGCCGCGCCGCCCCGCACCACGAGGCCCTGTTCGCCCGCCCACGCGCCGGGATCCTCGCCGCGCAGCGCGGCGGCCAGCAGGCCCGGGAAGTGCGCGGGCGTGCAGGCGAAGGCCGGGATGTCCAGGCCCGCCAGGGCGCGCGCCACGCCGTGGTCGAAGCTGGGCGCGCCGTCGTCCGACAGGGCCAGCAGCGCCACGACCAGCACGCCACTCTCGCGCAGCGCGCGGGCACGGGCGAGCATCTCGCGCTCGTTGCCGCCCTCGAACAGGTCGCTCAGGAGGACCAGCACCGTCTGCTCGGGCCGCTCGATCACGCCCTGGCAGTACGCCAGCGCCCGGTTGATGTCGGTGCCGCCGCCCAGTTGCAGGCCGTACAGCAGTTCCACCGGGTCGCTCAGGTGCTCGGTCAGGTCCGCGACCGCCGTGTCGAAGGCCACCACGCGCG encodes:
- a CDS encoding EAL domain-containing protein, which gives rise to MDHPESPCPASSGADPRLEVDRLNDEADALLMTSMQQSQDLALQALNLAGPLGYGTGEARARMLRGYGHYYLSEYQEALAQFGQSEALAARLGEVVTQARAVNGQAITLVTLGQYGAGMDRHLHGLQLGQASGDRVAQARTLNNIGNLYLDLRDYESALAYHQDSLALAREIGHDLMVSSASINAALDTHYLGRFEAALALNRETLRRAQAQGYRQHEFLLRANMAANLLGLGRPGEALEQAQQAARGSQALGDRENLCDALVLRGQALLALGDGTARAALEQAVTLADELGVIFRQIEAHQALSNLLETEGDVAGALRSARVTAELERQALTELLQRRTQVTATQMKLEQLAHRAEQERVRSAQLSSANVALQEAQARLAHQARHDALTGLLNRAAFEAELQRAVTAQARVGVLFIDLDHFKQVNDSLGHDTGDQLLVQIAERLRGAVREGDLVARQGGDEFTVLLRGVRAHEEAELAAQRLLGALSAPVTLATRTLTVTASIGVAVFPDDGQDVRTLQKNADLAMYLAKQDRHAVRRFHTTLGESALERLELEQALQGALTREEFCLHYQPIVDAAGGEVRALEALLRWRHPQLGLVPPGRFIPLIEGTELIVTLGAWVLREAARQLQVWRRERPALRVSVNVAPRQLAQPNFAAVVQAALDEFGLDAEALILEVTEGAVLGQDGEAHVARVAELGLPLALDDFGTGYSSISRLHRLPARWLKIDRSLIQDQDALPPARSSRPIVRALITFAHEAGVQVVAEGVERPEQWRDLRGWGCDLIQGFHVARPAAPEELTWGPWRVPSVETD
- a CDS encoding DUF4188 domain-containing protein, which encodes MTRSATTIPDHRPVRLTAELDGPFAVFLIGARLNQPWNVPAWLPVFRAMPRMLRELQAQPELGLLGGQTHGTTLIQYWRSAEHLQAYAHARDHAHLPAWRAFNQAARRHPGAVGIWHETYLIQPGGYETMYVDMPPFGLGRAGTLLPATGRRQSAQGRLSSPHTAAGTGT
- the rpmJ gene encoding 50S ribosomal protein L36, producing MKVRSSVKKMCDNCKVIRRHGRVLVICSNVKHKQRQG
- a CDS encoding PadR family transcriptional regulator, coding for MPDATLGPSAFIVLGFLNHAGPATAYDLKRWADESVGFFWTFPRSQLYAEPQRLVTLGLLTETQEDAGRRRRLFQITDAGRDALEAWRRSPAGLPELRDPGLLRMFFTPEDDHAALRDLAAGQLRQHRERLDTYHAMMQADPCALPDRPPFTRTLRMGELYEQACLNFWQEVLDGLRPE
- the rpsK gene encoding 30S ribosomal protein S11; its protein translation is MAKSTKGKTPRRARRNISAGRAYVHASYNNTIVTITDLDGNSVAWSSGGTIGYKGSKKGTPYAAQLAAADAVKKAQQTFGMNIVDVIVRGSGSGREQAIRAIQASGIEVKSIMDDTPVPHNGCRPKKKFRA
- the rpsD gene encoding 30S ribosomal protein S4 is translated as MGRFRGSITKLSRREGINLAETEKVQKYLDKRPYAPGQHGQRRGRGRPSDYSVRLREKQKLARLYGIGEKQFRNLFEEAANVPGVTGTVFLQLLERRLDNVVFRMGFASTRRQARQFVGHGHILVNGKKVDIASYRVKIGDEISVSDLGRKIGFIQENMEAQKRRRVSPWVELDAENFKGTFSRLPAREDLALPINENFIIEYYSR
- the infA gene encoding translation initiation factor IF-1, producing MPEQREKRKKEESDTVRAEGVVEEALPNTTFRVKLDTGHDILAYISGKMRIHYIRILPGDRVVLEISPYDTTRGRIVYRK
- the rpsM gene encoding 30S ribosomal protein S13, whose product is MARIAGVDLPREKRVEIALTYIYGIGLTRSKEVLERTGINPDTRVKNLSEGEQSTLREAIEKTYKVEGDLRSEVGQNIKRLMDIGAYRGLRHRRGLPVRGQRTKTNARTRKGPRKTVAGKKKATRK